The Arachis hypogaea cultivar Tifrunner chromosome 16, arahy.Tifrunner.gnm2.J5K5, whole genome shotgun sequence genome contains a region encoding:
- the LOC112754670 gene encoding magnesium-protoporphyrin IX monomethyl ester [oxidative] cyclase, chloroplastic, with product MAAEMALVKPISKFSNTTPKFGTRRIGSYSKFSTIRMSTTTPTPPAASTSTKPSKKGKTAIKETLLTPRFYTTDFDEMEMLFNTEINKNLNQDEFVALLQEFKTDYNQTHFVRNKEFKEAADKIDGPLRQIFVEFLERSCTAEFSGFLLYKELGRRLKKTNPVVAEIFSLMSRDEARHAGFLNKGLSDFNLALDLGFLTKARKYTFFKPKFIFYATYLSEKIGYWRYITIYRHLKENPEYQCYPIFKYFENWCQDENRHGDFFSALMKAQPQFLNDWKAKLWARFFCLSVYVTMYLNDCQRTAFYEGIGLDTKEFDMHVIIETNRTTARIFPAVLDVENPEFKRKLDRMVEINEKLLAVGESDDIPVVKNLKRIPLVAALVSELLAAYLMPPIESGSVDLAEFEPQLVY from the exons atggctgCAGAAATGGCCCTTGTGAAACCAATCTCCAAGTTTAGCAACACCACACCCAAATTTGGCACCAGAAGAATTGGTTCATACTCCAAATTCAGCACCATAAGAATGTCCACAACAACACCAACACCTCCAGCTGCATCAACCTCAACAAAGCCAAGCAAGAAGGGTAAAACTGCCATAAAGGAGACACTGTTGACACCAAGATTCTACACAACAGACTTTGATGAGATGGAGATGCTGTTCAACACTGAGATAAACAAGAACTTGAACCAGGATGAGTTTGTGGCACTGCTCCAGGAGTTCAAGACTGATTACAACCAGACACACTTTGTGAGGAACAAGGAGTTCAAAGAGGCTGCTGACAAGATTGACGGTCCACTCAGACAGATCTTTGTTGAGTTCCTTGAGAGGTCTTGCACTGCTGAATTCTCTGGTTTCCTCCTTTACAAGGAGCTTGGAAGGAGGCTCAAG AAAACCAATCCTGTCGTGGCTGAGATTTTCTCTCTGATGTCTAGGGATGAAGCCAGACATGCTGG ATTTCTGAACAAGGGTTTATCTGATTTCAATTTGGCTTTGGACTTGGGCTTCCTTACAAAAGCTAGAAAGTATACATTCTTCAAGCCAAAGTTTATCTTCTATGCTACATATCTGTCTGAGAAAATCGGATACTGGAGATACATAACCATATACAGACATCTCAAGGAGAATCCTGAATACCAATGTTATCCCATTTTCAAGTACTTTGAGAACTGGTGCCAGGATGAGAACAGACATGGAGACTTCTTCTCTGCTTTGATGAAAGCACAGCCACAGTTTTTGAATGACTGGAAGGCAAAACTATGGGCTCGATTCTTCTGTCTATCG GTTTATGTCACGATGTATCTCAATGATTGTCAACGCACAGCTTTCTATGAAGGCATTGGACTCGACACAAAAGAATTTGACATGCATGTCATCATTGAG ACCAACCGCACAACAGCTCGGATTTTCCCAGCTGTTCTTGATGTTGAGAACCCGGAGTTCAAGCGGAAATTGGACCGGATGGTTGAGATAAACGAGAAGCTTCTAGCCGTTGGTGAGAGTGATGACATTCCGGTGGTGAAGAACTTGAAAAGGATTCCACTTGTTGCCGCCCTGGTGTCTGAACTCTTGGCAGCATATCTAATGCCACCCATTGAGTCAGGATCTGTAGATTTGGCAGAGTTTGAACCACAGCTTGTGTACTGA
- the LOC112754671 gene encoding probable aquaporin SIP2-1, whose protein sequence is MGERTRLVLWDFVLSAMWVWSGVVVRILVFDVMQVGRHHGHLAAEIVKMGLSVATMFVFAFLSNATRGGAYNPLTVLSSAFSAGFRSFFYCVAARIPAQVLGSIIGVKLLIDTIPEVGRGPRLNTDIHRGALTEGLLTYAIVTISLGLTTNLRGGFFMKTWISSLSKLTLHILGSDLTGGCMNPASVMGWAYARGDHITKEHILVYWIAPIEATILAVWTFKLLVQPVKQDKTASKTKSD, encoded by the exons ATGGGAGAGCGGACGAGGCTGGTGTTGTGGGACTTTGTGCTGTCCGCGATGTGGGTGTGGTCAGGCGTTGTTGTGAGGATTCTCGTCTTCGATGTGATGCAAGTGGGTCGCCATCACGGTCACCTGGCTGCGGAGATTGTGAAGATGGGGCTCTCTGTGGCCACCATGTTCGTCTTTGCCTTCCTTTCCAATGCCACACGTGGTGGGGCCTACAACCCCCTAACCGTTTTGTCCTCTGCCTTCTCTGCAGGCTTCCGAAGCTTCTTTTACTGTGTTGCTGCCCGGATCCCCGCTCAG GTGCTTGGATCTATAATTGGAGTTAAGCTTTTAATTGATACCATTCCTGAAGTAGGACGTGGACCGCGCTTGAACACTGACATTCATCGGGGTGCCTTGACAGAAGGGTTACTAACATATGCAATTGTGACCATTTCTCTTGGTCTCACCACGAATCTTCGTGGAGGTTTCTTCATGAAAACATGGATATCCAGTCTCTCGAAGCTAACACTTCATATACTTGGCTCGGATCTTACTGGTGGTTGTATGAACCCTGCCTCT GTAATGGGGTGGGCTTATGCTAGAGGAGATCACATAACAAAGGAGCACATTCTTGTGTACTGGATTGCCCCCATAGAGGCAACTATATTGGCAGTTTGGACATTCAAATTGTTAGTGCAGCCGGTTAAACAAGATAAGACTGCCTCGAAAACTAAATCGGATTAA